A genomic window from Montipora capricornis isolate CH-2021 chromosome 8, ASM3666992v2, whole genome shotgun sequence includes:
- the LOC138059199 gene encoding roundabout homolog 1-like isoform X3 yields the protein MSGPPGPPGPPGPKGERGNRGRRGQKGKNGNKGDTGIMGSPGKSGKQGIMGPAGPWGQSGLKGQKGDAGTPGIPGAKGEPGESIAPPTIAVSPAEMTVNETQTASFQCSVCGNPKPSITWSKLEGKSETRLPTASQGKLLFPKVIESDSGRYKCSASNILGQAQSLVRLEVNVHPRVSLDPGPRYAIEGSTLTLPLCHVTGHPAPVVMWRKFTSQLPQGRVKYNNSALQVLQVRKEDSDYYFCSAENLLGRVEEKTFVVVVSLPQFTVEPPAKVSAILGADLRLNCSATGDPQPLISWKKKGGQLPVGRTQPTKGALIITNLTTSDTGNYLCVATSAQIFDVETSTYVEVQDEGFIISSIVGNNQQYLAALNTWLTPIMPRGSHKWKRCYKASNHGWASTTFHQQCDNKGPTVTIVQVGEYVFGGYTGISWGSFSCSYRYDATAFLFSLRNKPGWAPTKLPQTGRYGSNRYSIYDCNRHGPTFGGGHDIRISNLASSGTSSYSNLGHTYSPPAGHAYASTFARTFLAGTYNFRPTEVEVFYLTP from the exons ATGTCAGGTCCCCCAGGCCCTCCCGGTCCACCTGGACCGAAAGGAGAAAGGGGCAACCGGGGAAGGCGAGGACAAAAAGGAAAGAACGGAAACAAAGGGGACACAGGAATTATGGGATCGCCTGGAAAGAGTGGAAAGCAAGGTATCATGGGACCAGCGGGGCCTTGGGGACAAAGTGGATTAAAAGGACAGAAAGGAGACGCAGGAACCCCAGGTATACCAGGAGCGAAAGGAGAGCCTGGTGAATCCATCGCACCTCCCACCATCGCTGTTTCGCCAGCAGAGATGACAGTTAATGAAACTCAAACAGCATCTTTTCAGTGTTCAGTCTGCGGTAATCCTAAACCATCAATTACATGGAGTAAACTGGAAGGAAAGTCAGAAACACGTTTGCCAACAGCCTCACAAGGAAAGTTGCTTTTTCCAAAGGTGATTGAAAGTGACTCGGGTAGATACAAGTGTTCCGCATCAAACATCTTGGGACAGGCACAATCTCTGGTGCGGCTCGAAGTGAATG ttcaCCCTCGTGTTTCACTAGATCCGGGACCTCGCTACGCTATTGAAGGAAGCACTCTAACGCTTCCACTTTGTCACGTGACTGGACATCCTGCACCAGTGGTTATGTGGAGAAAATTTACTAGCCAATTACCCCAGGGGAGAGTGAAGTACAACAACAGCGCTTTACAAGTTTTACAAGTTCGCAAAGAAGACTCAGACTACTACTTCTGTTCAGCAGAAAATCTTTTGGGTCGCGTTGAAGAAAAAACTTTCGTAGTTGTTGTTTCCCTTCCTCAGTTCACTGTTGAGCCACCTGCTAAAGTAAGCGCAATATTGGGAGCTGATCTGAGGCTAAATTGCAGCGCTACTGGTGATCCACAACCACTGATCAGCTGGAAGAAGAAAGGGGGTCAGCTGCCAGTTGGGCGGACTCAACCGACCAAGGGAGCGTTGATTATTACAAACCTAACAACGAGCGATACAGGAAATTATCTCTGTGTTGCAACAAGTGCTCAAATCTTTGACGTAGAAACTAGTACCTACGTTGAAGTTCAAG ATGAGGGTTTTATTATCTCAAGCATCGTTGGAAATAACCAGCAGTATTTGGCAGCACTCAACACCTGGCTAACACCCATCATGCCACGCGGTTCTCACAAATGGAAGAGATGTTATAAGGCGTCCAACCACGGCTGGGCCTCCACCACTTTTCATCAACAATGCGATAATAAAGGACCAACCGTTACAATAGTTCAAGTTGGAGAGTATGTGTTTGGAGGATACACTGGAATATCATGGGGTA GTTTTAGTTGTTCTTATCGCTACGATGCTACTGCCTTTTTGTTCTCGTTGCGCAACAAGCCAGGATGGGCCCCGACAAAGCTGCCACAAACGGGTCGATATGGTTCGAATAGGTATTCCATATACGACTGCAATAGACATGGACCTACGTTTGGAGGAGGACACGATATTCGCATTTCAAACCTTGCGTCATCTGGTACGTCTTCGTATTCAAACCTTGGTCACACTTACAGTCCACCAGCAGGCCATGCTTACGCAAGTACTTTCGCTCGAACATTCCTTGCCGGCACTTACAACTTCCGCCCAACTGAAGTGGAAGTTTTCTATCTCACTCCGTAG
- the LOC138059199 gene encoding roundabout homolog 1-like isoform X4 codes for MTTQKNLPSFASIVSILSILLYCGGFLRIELELNEQKRRIKALESVALKSTKSSIVSDPNITKSFKYTSESQTDSVHRHRRRASSINNETENKQTEEKRLNIEQFLSELRVRLNQSNNGKYMSGPPGPPGPPGPKGERGNRGRRGQKGKNGNKGDTGIMGSPGKSGKQGIMGPAGPWGQSGLKGQKGDAGTPGIPGAKGEPGESIAPPTIAVSPAEMTVNETQTASFQCSVCGNPKPSITWSKLEGKSETRLPTASQGKLLFPKVIESDSGRYKCSASNILGQAQSLVRLEVNVHPRVSLDPGPRYAIEGSTLTLPLCHVTGHPAPVVMWRKFTSQLPQGRVKYNNSALQVLQVRKEDSDYYFCSAENLLGRVEEKTFVVVVSLPQFTVEPPAKVSAILGADLRLNCSATGDPQPLISWKKKGGQLPVGRTQPTKGALIITNLTTSDTGNYLCVATSAQIFDVETSTYVEVQDEGFIISSIVGNNQQYLAALNTWLTPIMPRGSHKWKRCYKASNHGWASTTFHQQCDNKGPTVTIVQVGEF; via the exons ATGACTACTCAGAAGAATTTACCTTCCTTTGCTTCTATTGTATCTATTTTATCAATTCTATTGTACTGTGGTGGGTTTCTGAGGATTGAATTGGAGCTAAACGAGCAGAAGAGGAGGATAAAGGCTCTTGAAAGCGTTGCCCTGAAAAGTACTAAATCATCGATTGTTTCGGATCCAAACATCACAAAGTCCTTCAAATATACTTCTG AATCTCAAACCGATAGCGTTCATCGACACAGGCGCAGGGCTTCTTCCATCAACAACGAAActgaaaacaagcaaacagaagaaaagagACTAAACATTGAACAATTCCTATCAGAGCTGAGAGTAAGACTTAACCAATCAAACAACGGTAAATATATGTCAGGTCCCCCAGGCCCTCCCGGTCCACCTGGACCGAAAGGAGAAAGGGGCAACCGGGGAAGGCGAGGACAAAAAGGAAAGAACGGAAACAAAGGGGACACAGGAATTATGGGATCGCCTGGAAAGAGTGGAAAGCAAGGTATCATGGGACCAGCGGGGCCTTGGGGACAAAGTGGATTAAAAGGACAGAAAGGAGACGCAGGAACCCCAGGTATACCAGGAGCGAAAGGAGAGCCTGGTGAATCCATCGCACCTCCCACCATCGCTGTTTCGCCAGCAGAGATGACAGTTAATGAAACTCAAACAGCATCTTTTCAGTGTTCAGTCTGCGGTAATCCTAAACCATCAATTACATGGAGTAAACTGGAAGGAAAGTCAGAAACACGTTTGCCAACAGCCTCACAAGGAAAGTTGCTTTTTCCAAAGGTGATTGAAAGTGACTCGGGTAGATACAAGTGTTCCGCATCAAACATCTTGGGACAGGCACAATCTCTGGTGCGGCTCGAAGTGAATG ttcaCCCTCGTGTTTCACTAGATCCGGGACCTCGCTACGCTATTGAAGGAAGCACTCTAACGCTTCCACTTTGTCACGTGACTGGACATCCTGCACCAGTGGTTATGTGGAGAAAATTTACTAGCCAATTACCCCAGGGGAGAGTGAAGTACAACAACAGCGCTTTACAAGTTTTACAAGTTCGCAAAGAAGACTCAGACTACTACTTCTGTTCAGCAGAAAATCTTTTGGGTCGCGTTGAAGAAAAAACTTTCGTAGTTGTTGTTTCCCTTCCTCAGTTCACTGTTGAGCCACCTGCTAAAGTAAGCGCAATATTGGGAGCTGATCTGAGGCTAAATTGCAGCGCTACTGGTGATCCACAACCACTGATCAGCTGGAAGAAGAAAGGGGGTCAGCTGCCAGTTGGGCGGACTCAACCGACCAAGGGAGCGTTGATTATTACAAACCTAACAACGAGCGATACAGGAAATTATCTCTGTGTTGCAACAAGTGCTCAAATCTTTGACGTAGAAACTAGTACCTACGTTGAAGTTCAAG ATGAGGGTTTTATTATCTCAAGCATCGTTGGAAATAACCAGCAGTATTTGGCAGCACTCAACACCTGGCTAACACCCATCATGCCACGCGGTTCTCACAAATGGAAGAGATGTTATAAGGCGTCCAACCACGGCTGGGCCTCCACCACTTTTCATCAACAATGCGATAATAAAGGACCAACCGTTACAATAGTTCAAGTTGGAGA GTTTTAG
- the LOC138059199 gene encoding uncharacterized protein isoform X2, which yields MTTQKNLPSFASIVSILSILLYCGGFLRIELELNEQKRRIKALESVALKSTKSSIVSDPNITKSFKYTSESQTDSVHRHRRRASSINNETENKQTEEKRLNIEQFLSELRVRLNQSNNGKYMSGPPGPPGPPGPKGERGNRGRRGQKGKNGNKGDTGIMGSPGKSGKQGIMGPAGPWGQSGLKGQKGDAGTPGIPGAKGEPGESIAPPTIAVSPAEMTVNETQTASFQCSVCGNPKPSITWSKLEGKSETRLPTASQGKLLFPKVIESDSGRYKCSASNILGQAQSLVRLEVNVHPRVSLDPGPRYAIEGSTLTLPLCHVTGHPAPVVMWRKFTSQLPQGRVKYNNSALQVLQVRKEDSDYYFCSAENLLGRVEEKTFVVVVSLPQFTVEPPAKVSAILGADLRLNCSATGDPQPLISWKKKGGQLPVGRTQPTKGALIITNLTTSDTGNYLCVATSAQIFDVETSTYVEVQDEGFIISSIVGNNQQYLAALNTWLTPIMPRGSHKWKRCYKASNHGWASTTFHQQCDNKGPTVTIVQVGEYVFGGYTGISWGFSCSYRYDATAFLFSLRNKPGWAPTKLPQTGRYGSNRYSIYDCNRHGPTFGGGHDIRISNLASSGTSSYSNLGHTYSPPAGHAYASTFARTFLAGTYNFRPTEVEVFYLTP from the exons ATGACTACTCAGAAGAATTTACCTTCCTTTGCTTCTATTGTATCTATTTTATCAATTCTATTGTACTGTGGTGGGTTTCTGAGGATTGAATTGGAGCTAAACGAGCAGAAGAGGAGGATAAAGGCTCTTGAAAGCGTTGCCCTGAAAAGTACTAAATCATCGATTGTTTCGGATCCAAACATCACAAAGTCCTTCAAATATACTTCTG AATCTCAAACCGATAGCGTTCATCGACACAGGCGCAGGGCTTCTTCCATCAACAACGAAActgaaaacaagcaaacagaagaaaagagACTAAACATTGAACAATTCCTATCAGAGCTGAGAGTAAGACTTAACCAATCAAACAACGGTAAATATATGTCAGGTCCCCCAGGCCCTCCCGGTCCACCTGGACCGAAAGGAGAAAGGGGCAACCGGGGAAGGCGAGGACAAAAAGGAAAGAACGGAAACAAAGGGGACACAGGAATTATGGGATCGCCTGGAAAGAGTGGAAAGCAAGGTATCATGGGACCAGCGGGGCCTTGGGGACAAAGTGGATTAAAAGGACAGAAAGGAGACGCAGGAACCCCAGGTATACCAGGAGCGAAAGGAGAGCCTGGTGAATCCATCGCACCTCCCACCATCGCTGTTTCGCCAGCAGAGATGACAGTTAATGAAACTCAAACAGCATCTTTTCAGTGTTCAGTCTGCGGTAATCCTAAACCATCAATTACATGGAGTAAACTGGAAGGAAAGTCAGAAACACGTTTGCCAACAGCCTCACAAGGAAAGTTGCTTTTTCCAAAGGTGATTGAAAGTGACTCGGGTAGATACAAGTGTTCCGCATCAAACATCTTGGGACAGGCACAATCTCTGGTGCGGCTCGAAGTGAATG ttcaCCCTCGTGTTTCACTAGATCCGGGACCTCGCTACGCTATTGAAGGAAGCACTCTAACGCTTCCACTTTGTCACGTGACTGGACATCCTGCACCAGTGGTTATGTGGAGAAAATTTACTAGCCAATTACCCCAGGGGAGAGTGAAGTACAACAACAGCGCTTTACAAGTTTTACAAGTTCGCAAAGAAGACTCAGACTACTACTTCTGTTCAGCAGAAAATCTTTTGGGTCGCGTTGAAGAAAAAACTTTCGTAGTTGTTGTTTCCCTTCCTCAGTTCACTGTTGAGCCACCTGCTAAAGTAAGCGCAATATTGGGAGCTGATCTGAGGCTAAATTGCAGCGCTACTGGTGATCCACAACCACTGATCAGCTGGAAGAAGAAAGGGGGTCAGCTGCCAGTTGGGCGGACTCAACCGACCAAGGGAGCGTTGATTATTACAAACCTAACAACGAGCGATACAGGAAATTATCTCTGTGTTGCAACAAGTGCTCAAATCTTTGACGTAGAAACTAGTACCTACGTTGAAGTTCAAG ATGAGGGTTTTATTATCTCAAGCATCGTTGGAAATAACCAGCAGTATTTGGCAGCACTCAACACCTGGCTAACACCCATCATGCCACGCGGTTCTCACAAATGGAAGAGATGTTATAAGGCGTCCAACCACGGCTGGGCCTCCACCACTTTTCATCAACAATGCGATAATAAAGGACCAACCGTTACAATAGTTCAAGTTGGAGAGTATGTGTTTGGAGGATACACTGGAATATCATGGG GTTTTAGTTGTTCTTATCGCTACGATGCTACTGCCTTTTTGTTCTCGTTGCGCAACAAGCCAGGATGGGCCCCGACAAAGCTGCCACAAACGGGTCGATATGGTTCGAATAGGTATTCCATATACGACTGCAATAGACATGGACCTACGTTTGGAGGAGGACACGATATTCGCATTTCAAACCTTGCGTCATCTGGTACGTCTTCGTATTCAAACCTTGGTCACACTTACAGTCCACCAGCAGGCCATGCTTACGCAAGTACTTTCGCTCGAACATTCCTTGCCGGCACTTACAACTTCCGCCCAACTGAAGTGGAAGTTTTCTATCTCACTCCGTAG
- the LOC138059199 gene encoding uncharacterized protein isoform X1, giving the protein MTTQKNLPSFASIVSILSILLYCGGFLRIELELNEQKRRIKALESVALKSTKSSIVSDPNITKSFKYTSESQTDSVHRHRRRASSINNETENKQTEEKRLNIEQFLSELRVRLNQSNNGKYMSGPPGPPGPPGPKGERGNRGRRGQKGKNGNKGDTGIMGSPGKSGKQGIMGPAGPWGQSGLKGQKGDAGTPGIPGAKGEPGESIAPPTIAVSPAEMTVNETQTASFQCSVCGNPKPSITWSKLEGKSETRLPTASQGKLLFPKVIESDSGRYKCSASNILGQAQSLVRLEVNVHPRVSLDPGPRYAIEGSTLTLPLCHVTGHPAPVVMWRKFTSQLPQGRVKYNNSALQVLQVRKEDSDYYFCSAENLLGRVEEKTFVVVVSLPQFTVEPPAKVSAILGADLRLNCSATGDPQPLISWKKKGGQLPVGRTQPTKGALIITNLTTSDTGNYLCVATSAQIFDVETSTYVEVQDEGFIISSIVGNNQQYLAALNTWLTPIMPRGSHKWKRCYKASNHGWASTTFHQQCDNKGPTVTIVQVGEYVFGGYTGISWGSFSCSYRYDATAFLFSLRNKPGWAPTKLPQTGRYGSNRYSIYDCNRHGPTFGGGHDIRISNLASSGTSSYSNLGHTYSPPAGHAYASTFARTFLAGTYNFRPTEVEVFYLTP; this is encoded by the exons ATGACTACTCAGAAGAATTTACCTTCCTTTGCTTCTATTGTATCTATTTTATCAATTCTATTGTACTGTGGTGGGTTTCTGAGGATTGAATTGGAGCTAAACGAGCAGAAGAGGAGGATAAAGGCTCTTGAAAGCGTTGCCCTGAAAAGTACTAAATCATCGATTGTTTCGGATCCAAACATCACAAAGTCCTTCAAATATACTTCTG AATCTCAAACCGATAGCGTTCATCGACACAGGCGCAGGGCTTCTTCCATCAACAACGAAActgaaaacaagcaaacagaagaaaagagACTAAACATTGAACAATTCCTATCAGAGCTGAGAGTAAGACTTAACCAATCAAACAACGGTAAATATATGTCAGGTCCCCCAGGCCCTCCCGGTCCACCTGGACCGAAAGGAGAAAGGGGCAACCGGGGAAGGCGAGGACAAAAAGGAAAGAACGGAAACAAAGGGGACACAGGAATTATGGGATCGCCTGGAAAGAGTGGAAAGCAAGGTATCATGGGACCAGCGGGGCCTTGGGGACAAAGTGGATTAAAAGGACAGAAAGGAGACGCAGGAACCCCAGGTATACCAGGAGCGAAAGGAGAGCCTGGTGAATCCATCGCACCTCCCACCATCGCTGTTTCGCCAGCAGAGATGACAGTTAATGAAACTCAAACAGCATCTTTTCAGTGTTCAGTCTGCGGTAATCCTAAACCATCAATTACATGGAGTAAACTGGAAGGAAAGTCAGAAACACGTTTGCCAACAGCCTCACAAGGAAAGTTGCTTTTTCCAAAGGTGATTGAAAGTGACTCGGGTAGATACAAGTGTTCCGCATCAAACATCTTGGGACAGGCACAATCTCTGGTGCGGCTCGAAGTGAATG ttcaCCCTCGTGTTTCACTAGATCCGGGACCTCGCTACGCTATTGAAGGAAGCACTCTAACGCTTCCACTTTGTCACGTGACTGGACATCCTGCACCAGTGGTTATGTGGAGAAAATTTACTAGCCAATTACCCCAGGGGAGAGTGAAGTACAACAACAGCGCTTTACAAGTTTTACAAGTTCGCAAAGAAGACTCAGACTACTACTTCTGTTCAGCAGAAAATCTTTTGGGTCGCGTTGAAGAAAAAACTTTCGTAGTTGTTGTTTCCCTTCCTCAGTTCACTGTTGAGCCACCTGCTAAAGTAAGCGCAATATTGGGAGCTGATCTGAGGCTAAATTGCAGCGCTACTGGTGATCCACAACCACTGATCAGCTGGAAGAAGAAAGGGGGTCAGCTGCCAGTTGGGCGGACTCAACCGACCAAGGGAGCGTTGATTATTACAAACCTAACAACGAGCGATACAGGAAATTATCTCTGTGTTGCAACAAGTGCTCAAATCTTTGACGTAGAAACTAGTACCTACGTTGAAGTTCAAG ATGAGGGTTTTATTATCTCAAGCATCGTTGGAAATAACCAGCAGTATTTGGCAGCACTCAACACCTGGCTAACACCCATCATGCCACGCGGTTCTCACAAATGGAAGAGATGTTATAAGGCGTCCAACCACGGCTGGGCCTCCACCACTTTTCATCAACAATGCGATAATAAAGGACCAACCGTTACAATAGTTCAAGTTGGAGAGTATGTGTTTGGAGGATACACTGGAATATCATGGGGTA GTTTTAGTTGTTCTTATCGCTACGATGCTACTGCCTTTTTGTTCTCGTTGCGCAACAAGCCAGGATGGGCCCCGACAAAGCTGCCACAAACGGGTCGATATGGTTCGAATAGGTATTCCATATACGACTGCAATAGACATGGACCTACGTTTGGAGGAGGACACGATATTCGCATTTCAAACCTTGCGTCATCTGGTACGTCTTCGTATTCAAACCTTGGTCACACTTACAGTCCACCAGCAGGCCATGCTTACGCAAGTACTTTCGCTCGAACATTCCTTGCCGGCACTTACAACTTCCGCCCAACTGAAGTGGAAGTTTTCTATCTCACTCCGTAG